Sequence from the Microbacterium sp. AZCO genome:
CGCGGCGAACTCGGCGCGCGTGCCGAGCTTCGAGTCGAGGCGGTAGCTCACGGGCTGATAGGACGTCCACCACTGCGCGCCCTGGATGGTCTCCTGGGGCGGAGACACCTGCACGTAGCCGTACCCGGACGGTCCGATCGTGGACGTGCACTCCGCGGCCACGGAGTCCCAGGTCCACTGGAAGAGGTTGAGGATGACGTCCTTGCCGCTCCGAGGAGGCGTTGTGGCGTGCGCGGGGGAAGGAGCGGAGGCGACGAGGAGACCGCCCAGGAGAGCGATCGCGACACCCAGCGCGACGAGGAGTCGCGTGGGCAGGGACAAGTTCTTGCTGAGAGACATGATGCTCCAGACGCGAGGCGCAGCCTCGCTCAGTTGGTTCGGGGCACCGGGGCGGTTCCGACGTCTCGCAGCATCGCGGTTCTCAGGAGGCGGCCTTGTGGGCTGCCGAACGTCAGTGGGCCCGGACTTCGACGACCGGTGAGGGAACCATAGCAAGCGCTTGCATTGACACTCAAGTCAGAATTCTCGAATATTCCGCATCTCGGCTCATGCGCATCTCGCGCATTCGAAGCAAAGTTGGAAGCGCTTCCACACCGAGCGCCGCAACTCCGGCGTCCACGTTCGCGACCTCGTGAGATCAGCCAGCCGCGGCGGTCAGCGCCTCGCGCAGGCGGTCGGGCGAGACGCGCCAGTGCGCGTGCAGGCTGCCGTCGATGAGGATGACGGGGATCTTCTCCCACCACAGCTCGTAGAGCGCGGGGTCGTCGGCGATCGAGCGCTCATCGACCTCGACCGCACCCTCCGGCAGGTCGGCGACGACGTTCTCGACGATCTCCCGCGCCACATCGCAGAGGTGGCAGTCGGGCTTGCCGATGAGGGTGAGGGTCGTCACCCTTCCATCGTACGAGCGGAGTGAATTCCTCGGCTCAGCACTCGCGCGCGCCGCCCGGGCGCCCGGCGTGCGCGCTCCCGATCAGCGGGCGGTCATCGCTCGATGGGATAGCCGGCGGCGGCCCACTCCCCCGTGCCGCCCTCGACGTTCGTCGCGTCGTAGCCGCGGGCCTCGAGCGCCTGAACGACGCGCGCAGATCGACCCCCGACCTGGCAGATGACGTCGAACGCGCCCTCCGGCAGCTCGTGCAGCCGATCGCCGATCGACGACATCGGCAGGTTCACGGCGCCGGGCACGTGCCCTGCCGCGAACTCGTCAGCCTCGCGCACGTCGATGAGGGGCACGTCGGTGCGGCCGTGGAGCTCGTGGACGGTGATGGTCTGCATCGGTCCTCTTCGTGGTCTGTGCGGGATTCCGGGGAGAACACGAAGCGCCCATCCGAGGACAGGCGCTTGGTGTTCTGGCCGCTTACTTCTTGTTGCGGCGCTGGTGGCGAGTCTTGCGAAGCAGCTTGCGGTGCTTCTTCTTCGCCATGCGCTTGCGGCGCTTCTTGATGACAGAACCCACGGAAAACCTCACTAGATCGGGGTCTGGACGCGGTGCGAATCGCGCCCGGGAACGGGCAAAACGGAAAAATGCCTCGTAGCAGTCTAGCCGACGTCGGCGACCGGACGTTGCAGGGCCTCTGTGACCGCCGATTCGGGCACGCGATAGCTGCGTCCGAACCGCACCGCCGGCAGCTCGCCGGCGTGCACGAGACGGTAGACGGTCATCTTCGACACGCGCATGAGCTCGGCCACCTCGGCGACCGTGAGGAACCGCACGTCAGGCAGCTCGGCCATGGATCACTCGTCTCCCCCTGCGCACCTCGAGTCGATGCTGTGCTGATCTTAGAACCGCGGCGCAACGCATGTAAACCGGTGTTGCTGATGTGGTTGCTGGGGCAGGATCACGAATCCGTGCGGGCACGTCGCAGACGTTCGGCCGCTTCGCGCGCCGCCTGCCGCTCGTGACGTCGCGCCTCCCGGAGGGCCCGCTCGGCGTCGCGAACCCCCCGCTGGGCCTCGCGGAACTTCTTGTCGGCGGCGAGCTCGGCGCCGGGGAGGGTGATCCACTCCGGCTGCGGCTCGTGCGGCGCACCCTGCGCGAGCGACGCGGTGTATGCCGCGACGCCGTCGAGGCTGCGTGCGACGGAGAAGGCGAACGGGTCGGTCTCGTCGAGAAAGACGCCCGCGTCGATCGCGGCGCGCAGGTGCGGGTAGGCATCCTGCGTCACGAGCTCCCGGTACAGCGCGTCCTCTCGCCCCACGATGTCGGCCATGCCTTCGCCCGTCGTGCGCTGCGTGCGGGCGAAGCCGGCCAGGACTCGCCCCGTCCAGTACGAGTGCCCCGTGATGAGAAGCACGACGGCGAGCCGCTCGTCATAGGAGAGGGGCGTGTCGGCGAGCGCACTCAGTCCCGTGTCCATCCACGCCGCGCTGTTGGGTGTCGTCGGCGAGCCGTTGATAGGCACGTCGAGCACCCATGGATGCCGGAGGTAGCCGTTGACCAGCTCGCGATACAGCCGCTCGAGCCGCTCGCGCCAGCCGTCCGGCTCGAGGATCGACGCGGGCGGGAGCCCCGTCGCCTCCTCCTGCATGAGCAGCACGAGATCCTCCTTCGCGCTGACGTAGCGATACAGCGACATCGGCGTGTACCCGAGCCGAGAGGCGACGGCGGACATCGATACGGCGGCCAGGCCCTCGGCATCCGCGATCTCCACCGCGGCCTCGACGATGCGCTCGACGCTCATCTCCCGCTTGGGACCGCGTTGCGGGTCCGCGGCGATGCCCCACGCGAGCGCGATGCCGCGCGGTAGGTCGAGTTCGCCCGGTTCGCTCATGCGGCAAGTCTAGGACTGTATATCCGATAAACAGTGTGTTACCGTCATAAACAGTTTCCGCCATACACAGAAAGGAAGACGAATGGATGCCGCCATCACCGTCCGCGGTCTGCACAAGGCCTTCGGGCGTCAATCGGTCCTCGCCGGGGTCGATCTCGACGTCGCCCGTGGCGAGATCTTCGCTCTGCTCGGACCCAACGGCGCGGGCAAGACCACGACGATCTCGATCCTCACGACGCTGCAGAGGCCGGATGCGGGCTCCGCCGTCGTGGCGGGATTCGATGTCGCCTCCCTCCCCGGCGAGGTGCAGCGCCGCATCGCGCTGACAGGTCAGTCGGCGGCCGTCGACGACGTCCTGACCGGCATCGAGAACCTCGTCATGCTGGGGCGCCTGTCGGGGCTCACCCCGCGCGCCGCGCGCGTGCGGGCGGGTGAGCTGCTCGACCGCTTCGAACTCGTGGACGCCGCGACCCGCCGCGTCCGCTCCTACTCGGGCGGCATGCGCCGGCGTCTCGACCTCGCGCTGAGCTTCGTCGTCGCGCCGGAGGTGCTCTTCCTCGACGAGCCCACGACCGGCCTCGACACCAAGAGTCGCCGAGAGCTGTGGGAGGTCATCCGCACGCTGGCCGACGCCGGCACCACCGTCTTCCTCACGACGCAGTACCTCGAGGAGGCCGACCACCTCGCCGACCGCGTCGCCGTGCTGAACGACGGCCGCATCGTGGCGAACGACACGCCCGCGGTGCTCAAGTCGCGTATCGGCGGCGACGTCGTGGAGCTGCGCGATCGGCACGACAGCCTTCTGCGCGAGGTGGCGACCGACGGGTCGGTGTCGGGTCTGCGACGCGCACTCGACGTGCTCGACGAGTCGGGCGCGGAGGGCGTCGTGACGCTGCGCCGCCCCAGCCTCGACGACGTCTTTCTGTCGCTCACATCCGGGGGCTCCGCCGAACTGGTCGAGGAGTCCGCATGACCGCGCTCGCCGCCCCGGCCCCGCTCGCCCGGCCCCGCATCGCAGGGCTCACGGCTGAGTCCGTCTTCGTCCGGCGGAGCCTCACGCACTCGCTGCGTGACGGGGAGTCGCTCTCCATGGCGATCATGCTCCCCGTCATGCTGATGCTGCTGTTCACCTGGGTGTTCGGCAATGCGATCGACCCGTCGGGCGGGTACGTCGACTACGTCGTGCCGGGGATCATCCTCCTGTGCGCCGGCTTCGGCGCAGCCTCGACGGCCGTCTACGTCGCACGCGACATGTCGACGGGCATCATCGACCGGTTCCGCACGATGCCCCTCCGCTCGAGTGCGGTGCTGACCGGCCACGTCGTCGCAAGCCTCGCCCGCAACCTCCTCGCGACCGCCGTCGTGATCGGCGTGGCACTCCTCGTGGGCTTCCGGCCCACAGCGGGCTTCTGGGGGTGGGCGGGGGCGATCGGCATGATCGCGCTCTACATCCTGACGATCACCTACCTGTTCGCGGCGATCGGGCTCGCGGCGGGCAGCCCCGAGGCGGCCAGTGGCTACGGCTTCATCATCCTGTTCGTGCCGTATCTGTCGAGCGCCTTCGTGCCCGTCGAGACGATGCCGGACTGGTTGCAGTGGATCGCCGAGAACCAGCCGGTCACGCCCATCATCGAGACGATCCGCGGCCTCCTCATGGGTACCCCCGTCGGCGACGAGGCGTGGTGGGCGCTCTTCTGGTGCCTGCTGATCCTCACGATCTCGTTCGTGTGGGGGGCATGGCTGTTCCGGCGCAAGGCCGGCCGGCGTTGAGCCGGCCGCAGATTCCCAGCTGATCCATAGCTGTCTCTGCGCCTCTGCAGGGGGCGGGCGGCTCCACTGTCAGCATGGACGACCAGACTCGTCAGCCGGCAGCGGAGCCGGCCGGCCCCCAGCATCCCCTCCCGTCCGATCCCGCGACGCACCCGACAGTGCCGTATCCGACCGGCGAGCAGAGCGGCGGCCCGTACGCGGGCGACTTCCACGCCACGGGCGCTCACCCGGCGGGGGCGTATCCGGCGGCCGCGTATCCGATCGGCGCCTACCCGGTCGGAGCCCCGCAGCCGGTCGCGTACCCCGGCGCCTACCCCTCCGCGGCTCCTCAGCCGGGCGGCTACCCGCCGGCCGGGTACGCGGCCGGCGGTTACGCGACTCCCGGCTATCCGGCGCCGCCCCCGGGCCCGGGCTACCCCGGCGCGGAGCCGCCGCCCGCCGGGCGCTCGCACGTGGGCGTCATCATCGGCTCGATCGTCGGCGGCCTGCTGCTGCTCGGACTCACCTTCGCGGGCGGCGCCGCCGTCGGATGGTGGTTCGGCGCGCACCACGCCGGATCATCGTTCGTCATGGTCGGCCCGGGCTCGCAGGACGGGCAGCTTCCGCCGGGCTGGCGGGACGGCGAGCGCGGCCAGGGGCAGCGCGGGCAGGGTCACGGCCACGGCCTCGGTCAAGGTCAGGGCCAGGACGACGGAGAAGACGACGGGGAGAGCCCCGCACCGACCCCGTAGAACCCGGAGCTCCTCGGCCGATCAGCGGCCGGGGAGCTTCTTGAAGGCACTCGCGACGGCATGTTTCGCGGATGCCGCGGCGCGGCCCACGACCTCGGCCGCGTGCGCCGCCGAATCCGGCAGGGCTGCCGCCGCTGCCGACGCGAGGAAGTCGTCCTCGACCTCGTCGTCCACCAGGAAGGGCACGAGCCAGTCGTCCACCTCGTCGAGCGGCGCGGGCGACAGGCTGTAGTAGCGGTGCTGCCCCTCTTCCCGCACCGATACGAGCGACGCCTCGCGCAGAACCTTGAGGTGCTTCGACACGGTGGGCTGGCTGACACCGAGCTCGTGGACGATGTGCGACACGCTCGTGCCGGTCTGTCCGTCTGCCGACCGGGCCAGCAGAAGCTGCAGGATCTCGCGCCGTGTGCCGTCTGCGATCACGTCGAAGATGTCCGCCATGTCGACAGACTAGCCGCGCGCCCGGCGAAGTACTATGACTGGGGTTTCCGCGAGCGAAGGGTGGCGAACCATGGCGGCGGATCCCGTCAGCCCGTTCTCCAAGTTCGGGACCCGGCGCTTCTTCGAGCGCCTCTGGGACGACCTGCGCGGGCTCACGACCTCCTCTCCCGCGCGGTTCGCCGTGCTCGTCTTCGCCGCGCTCGTCCTGGTGTTCACGGCGCTGCTGTCGCTTCCCGCGGCGAGCGCGTCCGGCGAGCGCACGCCCCTCGCGGACGCGCTCTTCACGGCCGTGTCGACGATCTGCGTCACGGGCCTCTCGACCGTCGACATGGGCACCTACTGGTCGCCCTTCGGCCAGGTCATCATCTTCATCGGCGTCAACGTCGGCGCCCTGGGCGTGCTGACGCTCGCCTCGATCCTCGGCCTGATCATCTCGAAGCGTCTCGGCCTGCGCGCCAAGCTCATCGCCGCGGGCGACACCAACCCGATGCGCGCGCACGGCGGACCCGTGAACGAGGGGCAGACGGTGCGTCTCGGCGAGGTCGGTCTGCTGCTGCGGACCGTCGCGCTCTCGACCCTCATCATCGAGGCCGGGCTCGCCATCCTGATGTACCCGTCGATCCTGCTGGCCGGCGTCGACCCCCTCGTCGCCCTATGGGAGGCGCCGTACTACGCGGCGATGTCTTTCACGAACACGGGCTTCACCCCCAACGCCGGCGGACTCGAGCCCTTCGCGACGGACTACTTCTTCCTCACCGTCATGATGACGGGCGTGTTCCTGGGCTCGATCGGCTTCCCCGTGATCCTCGCCCTCTGGCGCACCCAGTGGCACATCCGCCGCTGGTCGCTGCACGTGAAGCTGACGCTCATCACGACGGTGCTCCTGTTCTTCGTCGGAGCGGCGGCGTTCCTCGCCCTCGAGTACGACAACCCCAAGACGTTCGGCAGCCTCGGCGCCTGGGACACCGTCTTCCAGTCGTTCTTCCTCTCGGCCATGACCCGCTCGGGCGGCTTCTCGGTCATCAACGTCGGCGACCTGAACGGCTCGTCGCTCGTCGTCGGCTCGATGCTCATGTTCGTCGGCGGCGGCTCGGCCTCGACGGCCGGCGGCATCAAGGTCACGACGCTCGCCGTCCTCGCGCTGGCGGTGTGGTCGGAGGCGAAGGGCCGCCAGTCGGTGCAGGCCTTCGGGCGCCGCATCCCGAGTGATGTCCAGCGCGTGGCGCTGTCGGTCGTCGCGTGGGGCGCGACCATCGTCGCCCTGTCCACCATCGTCATCACGCACCTCACGAGGGCGCACGTCGAGGACGTGCTCTTCGACGTCATCTCGGGCTTCGCGACGGTCGGCCTCTCGACCGGGCTGACGGCATCCCTCCCCGACCCCGCCATCTACGTGATGGCGCTGACGATGTTCATGGGGCGCGTTGGTACAGTGACTCTGGCCGCGGCCGTGGCCGCGACATCACGTTCGCAGCTGTACTCGCTGCCTGTGGAAAGGCCGATCGTTG
This genomic interval carries:
- a CDS encoding helix-turn-helix domain-containing protein is translated as MAELPDVRFLTVAEVAELMRVSKMTVYRLVHAGELPAVRFGRSYRVPESAVTEALQRPVADVG
- a CDS encoding rhodanese-like domain-containing protein, translated to MQTITVHELHGRTDVPLIDVREADEFAAGHVPGAVNLPMSSIGDRLHELPEGAFDVICQVGGRSARVVQALEARGYDATNVEGGTGEWAAAGYPIER
- a CDS encoding metalloregulator ArsR/SmtB family transcription factor; amino-acid sequence: MADIFDVIADGTRREILQLLLARSADGQTGTSVSHIVHELGVSQPTVSKHLKVLREASLVSVREEGQHRYYSLSPAPLDEVDDWLVPFLVDDEVEDDFLASAAAAALPDSAAHAAEVVGRAAASAKHAVASAFKKLPGR
- a CDS encoding AURKAIP1/COX24 domain-containing protein codes for the protein MGSVIKKRRKRMAKKKHRKLLRKTRHQRRNKK
- a CDS encoding TetR/AcrR family transcriptional regulator; protein product: MSEPGELDLPRGIALAWGIAADPQRGPKREMSVERIVEAAVEIADAEGLAAVSMSAVASRLGYTPMSLYRYVSAKEDLVLLMQEEATGLPPASILEPDGWRERLERLYRELVNGYLRHPWVLDVPINGSPTTPNSAAWMDTGLSALADTPLSYDERLAVVLLITGHSYWTGRVLAGFARTQRTTGEGMADIVGREDALYRELVTQDAYPHLRAAIDAGVFLDETDPFAFSVARSLDGVAAYTASLAQGAPHEPQPEWITLPGAELAADKKFREAQRGVRDAERALREARRHERQAAREAAERLRRARTDS
- a CDS encoding ABC transporter permease; translated protein: MTALAAPAPLARPRIAGLTAESVFVRRSLTHSLRDGESLSMAIMLPVMLMLLFTWVFGNAIDPSGGYVDYVVPGIILLCAGFGAASTAVYVARDMSTGIIDRFRTMPLRSSAVLTGHVVASLARNLLATAVVIGVALLVGFRPTAGFWGWAGAIGMIALYILTITYLFAAIGLAAGSPEAASGYGFIILFVPYLSSAFVPVETMPDWLQWIAENQPVTPIIETIRGLLMGTPVGDEAWWALFWCLLILTISFVWGAWLFRRKAGRR
- a CDS encoding glutaredoxin family protein codes for the protein MTTLTLIGKPDCHLCDVAREIVENVVADLPEGAVEVDERSIADDPALYELWWEKIPVILIDGSLHAHWRVSPDRLREALTAAAG
- a CDS encoding ATP-binding cassette domain-containing protein; this encodes MDAAITVRGLHKAFGRQSVLAGVDLDVARGEIFALLGPNGAGKTTTISILTTLQRPDAGSAVVAGFDVASLPGEVQRRIALTGQSAAVDDVLTGIENLVMLGRLSGLTPRAARVRAGELLDRFELVDAATRRVRSYSGGMRRRLDLALSFVVAPEVLFLDEPTTGLDTKSRRELWEVIRTLADAGTTVFLTTQYLEEADHLADRVAVLNDGRIVANDTPAVLKSRIGGDVVELRDRHDSLLREVATDGSVSGLRRALDVLDESGAEGVVTLRRPSLDDVFLSLTSGGSAELVEESA
- a CDS encoding potassium transporter TrkG; the protein is MAADPVSPFSKFGTRRFFERLWDDLRGLTTSSPARFAVLVFAALVLVFTALLSLPAASASGERTPLADALFTAVSTICVTGLSTVDMGTYWSPFGQVIIFIGVNVGALGVLTLASILGLIISKRLGLRAKLIAAGDTNPMRAHGGPVNEGQTVRLGEVGLLLRTVALSTLIIEAGLAILMYPSILLAGVDPLVALWEAPYYAAMSFTNTGFTPNAGGLEPFATDYFFLTVMMTGVFLGSIGFPVILALWRTQWHIRRWSLHVKLTLITTVLLFFVGAAAFLALEYDNPKTFGSLGAWDTVFQSFFLSAMTRSGGFSVINVGDLNGSSLVVGSMLMFVGGGSASTAGGIKVTTLAVLALAVWSEAKGRQSVQAFGRRIPSDVQRVALSVVAWGATIVALSTIVITHLTRAHVEDVLFDVISGFATVGLSTGLTASLPDPAIYVMALTMFMGRVGTVTLAAAVAATSRSQLYSLPVERPIVG